GGAATAGAGTTCGAACAGACGGGCGGCATTGCTGCTGCATCCGGCGTCTTTCAGGAGAATGGCATAGAAAAGATTCCAGAGATCCCGGGAAGACAGGTTCAGGTGCCGGCCGATCTCCATCCCGATCCGGCAGGACCGGAGACAGTGGCCCGGGGGCTGGCCTTCCGTCATGTCGAGCGCATACGTGAAAGAGGCGACCACCTCCGAAAACCGGACGGTTCGGCCAGTATTGAAGGAGTTGTCCGGATGAGCGCCGGCCGTTTCCAGATCTTCCATCGTCACCTCCGATCGGAATCTGATCCTTTTGCCATTCTCGACGGAGAAGGGTTCGAGGTCAACCCGGACAGGGGAGCCGGCTTCCTGGGAAATCCTTGTTCGGCATGATAGAATCCCGGGAATTCCCGTGATCCAGACACGGCCGGAGGTGTTTCATGGTCAAAAAAGTTCCAGGAGTGCGACGTGGGTGACCGGAAAACAGAGATCCGGGTTGCCTGTGCTGTTCTCGTGCGGGGGAGACAGGTTTTGGCGGCCCTGAGGGGAACTGGACTCCACGCGGGAAAGTGGGAGTTTCCCGGGGGGAAAATCGAGGAGGGGGAGACGCCGGAGAACGCGTTGGTCCGGGAACTCCACGAAGAACTGGGAGTCCGGTTGACCGTGGAACATCCCCTGACGACGGTTCGCCATCGATATGGATCCGGGCAGGAGGTCGTCCTTTATCCCTTTCTGATCGATCCGGGGGATTTTTCTCCCGTGCCGGTTGTCCATGCCGCCATTCGGTGGGTGGAACTGAAAGACCTGAACAATCTGGACTGGCTGGAAGCAGATTATCCGATTCTGGAAGAAGTGCGCCGTGTCCTCGCCTGAGGAAGAGTTCCTGCCACCTGGTCTCTACGAGCGTCTGGTCGACCGTCTTCTGGAAAAGCGGGTGGGAGAGCTCGAATCCGCGGGGCTCAAGGTCGACCGGGTTTCTGTCGGTTCGGCGGAGTTGCCCTTTCTCTTGTCCCGTTATCTGGAAAAACGGCTTCTTTCGGGACTTCGCGAATTGTCCGGGGAATCGCCGGACAATCTGCGCATCGCCTTTGCCAACCAGATTCTCTCACTTCTTGCGGCTCTCTCTCCCGGCGAGTCGCCCCCGGAACTTTTCTCCCCCGCGTCGATGATTGTGTCGGTGCCTCCGGTTTTTTCCGGCGGACCCGCCGTTTTGGAGCCTCCCCTGACCGGGCTGTCCGAAAGCACGCTGTTGACGGGCGCGCCGGATGATCCCTCTCTCTTGAGCGAGCTGGACAAAGAGATCCGGTCGGCGGACCGGATCGATATTCTCATGTCTTTCATCAAATGGAGCGGACTTCGGATTCTCCGGCCCGCGCTTATGGAGGCGACATCCCGGGGAACTGTTCCTGTTCGGGTTCTGACAACGACCTATCTGGGCGCCACCGAAATCGCCTGCCTGGATTTTTTGTCCGCTCTTCCGGGGACCGAGGTCCGGATCTCGTTCGACGAACACCGGACGCGTCTTCACGCCAAAGCCTGGCTCTTCGAACGAAAATCCGGATTTTCCACGGCGTATGTCGGATCGTCCAATATTTCCAATCCGGCTCTCACGTCCGGTCTCGAATGGAACCTGAAAGTGACGATGGAAGATCAGCCGGGGGTGCTGGAAAAAATCCGGGGAACCTTTGAGACCTACTGGAACGAAGCCTCCACCTTTGTTCCCTATTCTTCCGAAAAAAAGGCCGACGTCCAGAAAATTCTGTCCCGCAGCCGGAGTCGGGACGACTTTTCCGACACCATCCCTTTCGACATTCGCCCGTATCCGTTCCAGGAAGAAGTTCTGGACCGCCTGGAGGCGGAACGGGAGGTGCACGGATCCTTTCGGAACCTGGTTGTCAGTGCCACCGGGACGGGCAAGACCGTGATTGCCGCGTTCGATTTCCGGCGCTTTCGGGAGCAAAAACCCGATGCAACCTTTCTCTTCGTCGCGCATCGTCAGGAAATTCTCGAACAAAGCCTGAAGCAGTTCCGGCATATTCTGGAAGACCGGAATTTCGGAGAACTCTGGGTCGCCGGATCCCGGCCGGTCCATGGTCAACATGTTTTTGCATCCATCCAGAGCCTGGACCGGGCGGCGGTGGGGAGGATTTCTCCGGAGCAGTTCGACTATGTGGTGATCGACGAAATCCACCACGGAATGGCACCGACCTACCGCCGATTGCTCGAGACGCTCAAGCCCCGGATCCTTCTGGGGCTGACGGCGACCCCGGAGCGGAGCGATGGTCTCGATGTCCGAAGGTACTTCAATGACCGGATGGCAGCGGACATTCGTCTGGGAGAGGCAATTGACCGGAATCTCCTCTGTCCGTTCCATTATTTTGGCGTCACGGACAGTGTGGATTACCGGAATCTTCGATGGGAACGCGGGCAGTACGACAGGCGGGATCTCGAACATGTCCTGACCGGGAACGATCTCCGGAACAGGTCTGTCCTCCGGGCACTTCGGGAGTATTGTCCGGATCTTTCCGAGGTCCGGGGCATCGGATTTTGTGTCGGGGTGCGACACGCCCAAGAGATGAGCGACCTGTTCAATCGGGCGGGTATTCCTTCCGCCTCCCTCTCGGCCGATTCCTCCCGGGAAGTCCGGGATGCGGTTTCCGCGAAGATTTCTTCCGGAGAATGGAAGTTTATTTTCGTGGTGGACCTCTATAACGAAGGCATCGACATTCCGGTGGTCGACACGGTCCTTTTTCTCCGGCCGACGGAAAGTCTGACCATTTTTCTCCAGCAGCTGGGACGCGGCCTCCGGCAAAGAAGGGGAAAGACCCACCTCACCGTTCTCGACTTTGTCGGTCACATGCACGAAAAATTCGATTGTGCCTCCCGTCTGTCCGCGCTGTCGGGACAACCGTCGTACCGGATTCGAAAGGAGGTCGAGGAGGGGTTTCCCCATTTACCGGCGGGATGCGTGATCCAGCTTGAACGGGTGGCCCGTGACCATGTTCTGGAAAATATCCGGAAATCTCTTTCTCTTCGACGCGGGAGCTGGGTGGAGAAGGTCCGGGAAATGGCCGGGGATTTGAAGCGCCCTCCCCGGCTTCGGGAATTTTTCCAGGCGTTTCGTCCGCCGTTGCCCGCCCTTTACCGGAAGGGAGGGCAGGTTTTCCGGGGGTGGAAGAGATTTCTGGTGGAGGCAGGTGTCATCCCGGATTTTTCCGATCCGGATGAATCGATCCTGACGCGGGGTATCGGTCGCATGGTCCATCTGTCGGCCGGACGCTATCCGGATCTCCTGAGGGGGATGGCGGGAGGGGAGCCGGTCGGGGAGCTGGAAGCAAGGTTCCCCCCGAGACAGTTTCTGATGGCGCATTATGCCCTCTGGGGAGAAACACCGGAAAAAACGGGCCTGGGGAAAGTCTCTGAAACTGTTCAAAAACTTCGAAAGAATCCCGTTTTGTGCGACGAACTGCAGGAATTGCTGGAGCTTGCGAGAGATCTGGCCCTGTTTCCCGTTTTCAAGACAGCCCGGACGGAGGATATTCCGCTGGATGTCCACGGGACCTATACGCGGGACGAGATTCTGGCGGCCGCCGGACTGTTCGGGTTCGACCGGCGCGTCGAGGTTCGGGAGGGTGTCCGGTTTGTGCCGGAGGCAAAACTCGATCTCTTGTTCGTGACGCTCGACAAGTCCGAAAAAGAGTATTCTCCGTCCACCATGTATGAAGATTATGCCCTTTCGGACCGTCTCTTCCACTGGCAGTCCCAGAGCACGACCAATGAACGCTCTTCGACGGGACAGCGGTATATTCATCATCAAAAGACCGGTCACCGCATTTTTCTTTTTCTTCGCAAAAAGAAAAAAACGGCAGACCGTCCCTTCGCAGTGTCGGAGCCCTATGTTTTTGCCGGACCCGTTTTTTACCGCTCCCACCAGGGAAGCCGCCCGATGACCGTGATCTGGGAATTGGCATTCCCTCTTCCGGCGCATCTTTTTCGGGAGAGCGCGCGGCTGGGGGTCCGGATCTGAAGACTATTCCGACACAAAACCCGCGGTTTCATGGGATCCGTCGCAGAAGGGCTTGATCTGCGAAGCTCCGCACCGGCAGAGGTGGTGGGCCATCCCTTCCGTTTCCGTCACGTTGCCGTCGGCGTCTTCAATCCGGACCGGACCCCGGACTTCGTAGGGACCGTCTTTCAGGCACAGGATCTTACGGTTCATGATGTCCCCCTTCCGGTTGCATTTTTTGTCCCGCAGATGCGGCCGGACCGACGGTGATCCGGAAGTTCCGGGCGTCGGTCCACCATCCGACGGGTTTTTCCAGGAGTCCCGGAGACGGTCCGGTGTGGACCCCCCGACGGATCAGAAGAAAGTATTGTCCGAGACGGTCGTCGACGGTGAGGACCCGAACGGTCGTTCCCGGTCGAAACCACCGGATTTTCCCCTGTTGTTCAAGCGGTTTGACGAGATCGTTCCTGCCGGCGACATACGCCTGCCACCCTTCGGTCAGGCTGTGGACGGAACGTCCCAGAAGGACGGGGACACGCTCGTCGTCGGGATTGAAAAGCTGCCCGGATTCCCCCGCGAAGATTTCACCGGCTGGAGGATAGTAGCTGACAGGTGCTTTCTGGCGGTGACTGCATCCGGCAAGAACGATTCCCAGCACAAGGATCGCCCTGTTCAGTCTGGCATGCATACTCTTTCCCCCGGAGGAAATCGGCAAGGAGCCCGGAGTCTGTCAGAGGGTGTTACCGCGCGTCTTCCTGATGGATCGCCCGGGTTCTGTTCCGTCCTTCTTTTTTGGCCAGATAAAGGGCCTGGTCGGCCAGATTGTAGAACCGGTCGAAATGCTCTTCGGAGTCCAGGTGTCCGGCGGACAGACCGATGCTGATGGTCATTCCCTGATCGGAGGGTTCGGTCTCAGAAGAGACACCCAGTCCTTCTTTCTCGATCCGGGTCCGGATCTCCTCCGCGACAGCGACGATTTCTTCCAGGTTTTTCCGGGAAAACAGCACC
This portion of the Leptospirillum ferriphilum genome encodes:
- a CDS encoding (deoxy)nucleoside triphosphate pyrophosphohydrolase, with protein sequence MGDRKTEIRVACAVLVRGRQVLAALRGTGLHAGKWEFPGGKIEEGETPENALVRELHEELGVRLTVEHPLTTVRHRYGSGQEVVLYPFLIDPGDFSPVPVVHAAIRWVELKDLNNLDWLEADYPILEEVRRVLA
- a CDS encoding DUF3427 domain-containing protein, which translates into the protein MSSPEEEFLPPGLYERLVDRLLEKRVGELESAGLKVDRVSVGSAELPFLLSRYLEKRLLSGLRELSGESPDNLRIAFANQILSLLAALSPGESPPELFSPASMIVSVPPVFSGGPAVLEPPLTGLSESTLLTGAPDDPSLLSELDKEIRSADRIDILMSFIKWSGLRILRPALMEATSRGTVPVRVLTTTYLGATEIACLDFLSALPGTEVRISFDEHRTRLHAKAWLFERKSGFSTAYVGSSNISNPALTSGLEWNLKVTMEDQPGVLEKIRGTFETYWNEASTFVPYSSEKKADVQKILSRSRSRDDFSDTIPFDIRPYPFQEEVLDRLEAEREVHGSFRNLVVSATGTGKTVIAAFDFRRFREQKPDATFLFVAHRQEILEQSLKQFRHILEDRNFGELWVAGSRPVHGQHVFASIQSLDRAAVGRISPEQFDYVVIDEIHHGMAPTYRRLLETLKPRILLGLTATPERSDGLDVRRYFNDRMAADIRLGEAIDRNLLCPFHYFGVTDSVDYRNLRWERGQYDRRDLEHVLTGNDLRNRSVLRALREYCPDLSEVRGIGFCVGVRHAQEMSDLFNRAGIPSASLSADSSREVRDAVSAKISSGEWKFIFVVDLYNEGIDIPVVDTVLFLRPTESLTIFLQQLGRGLRQRRGKTHLTVLDFVGHMHEKFDCASRLSALSGQPSYRIRKEVEEGFPHLPAGCVIQLERVARDHVLENIRKSLSLRRGSWVEKVREMAGDLKRPPRLREFFQAFRPPLPALYRKGGQVFRGWKRFLVEAGVIPDFSDPDESILTRGIGRMVHLSAGRYPDLLRGMAGGEPVGELEARFPPRQFLMAHYALWGETPEKTGLGKVSETVQKLRKNPVLCDELQELLELARDLALFPVFKTARTEDIPLDVHGTYTRDEILAAAGLFGFDRRVEVREGVRFVPEAKLDLLFVTLDKSEKEYSPSTMYEDYALSDRLFHWQSQSTTNERSSTGQRYIHHQKTGHRIFLFLRKKKKTADRPFAVSEPYVFAGPVFYRSHQGSRPMTVIWELAFPLPAHLFRESARLGVRI
- a CDS encoding CDGSH iron-sulfur domain-containing protein; protein product: MNRKILCLKDGPYEVRGPVRIEDADGNVTETEGMAHHLCRCGASQIKPFCDGSHETAGFVSE